The following proteins are co-located in the Apium graveolens cultivar Ventura chromosome 5, ASM990537v1, whole genome shotgun sequence genome:
- the LOC141660108 gene encoding uncharacterized protein LOC141660108: MTKESKQAATPGSGGKKDPTFEHTPPENQAPPPPIATVDGQAVMTYLEGLADQMNQINAQMSKKKLIHNFDDVATETKQKKETSREKEDIPRGHDERGSQISTRSGPKPASSEARSTSVLDRVGKKLSEHDLRLKLENCKKEREEKEPVDQRGSKRERATTPPERRQHTSPRREERRRRRDNREEESQERAGGGGRRKRPQGSHHSSNAGGDREGEVVRVRDLRRILDEMEREKRGPPASAAPSPFTAAIRSSPLPRVFRHNPDLLFNGEADPAEYLIQFNTEMEVYQVPEMTRCRLFAASLRGSAQQWFSKLGPASIRTWRQLEDLFVRQFQSTLHYSPPVATLANIKQREGEPLAEYFRRFNAEVPKSLQASEPRTLAEFYEQAEPFKRVEKSMRELKISESYRDKRDRSSSPDERRKTYQRSSSPKKSARGKETTKDSGRPYTSKWQTHTPLVASIDHIYATYVGKRVFRKATPLTDYNKRDTSKNCAYHEATGHDTADCRQLKDEIETLIRQGKLTEWVVKEVRRHRTDYHTVPPPPPEDKERVPRAGSIHIILGGSHIGGDSRKAMDRYAREAKDKPLTNVNHLSQRPPELFEREADDIVFKENDAKWVHYPHTDALVIKMKIGTVNVHRAMVDTGSSTDVLTYDAYKKLGLLDRELTSIGGHLYGFTGNSIGVKGTIRLPVTIGEEPHVATQIVMFTVVDQPCAYNVIVGRPLIRAMRMVTSIHHMTIKFPTPTGVGILKSCQYESRVCYNQALKAAESRNASREIAEAGECDVPMEEAEGRKRIRPEGHETCNLISIEELPENYFEHMGIHVEPRPGALLLEASQPIMLIQEGIVEEASDEEESPEQIAARLRRGKWAHKETTITMDLPDGITHTVTVTSERLINPARAHQTELKDAEGLTITGMGKYSEALADLDPRMPPMVERAGAAEDTIPILVDPNDPSKVLRIDSNLSPNLREDLARFLRENLDVFAWSHSDMIGIDPNVMCHRLNLDPKKKGVRQKRRPISGERAEALREEVDRLMEAGLVREAFYPVWLANPVLVKKPNGKWRTCVDFTDLNKACPKDSFPLPRIDQLEHTSFITDRGLYCYIGMPFGLLNAGATYQRLVNKMFKHQLGKTMEAYVDDMLVKSKEARDHVHHLAEMFQILREYRMKLNPQKCVFGVESGKFLGFIVNHRGIEANPAKIQALLEMRSPRRVKDVQSLTGRVDALNRFISKSSDKCQEFFKAIKREGRNFKWTEECEEAFQNIKKHLSSPPMLSNPKAGETLTLYLAVSDFAISAVLVREEDDVQLPVYYVSKRLADAETRYTSLEKLAYALILASRKLRPYFQAHKIEVRTSYPLRQVMHKPESSGRMLKWTVELGQFEVDYKPKTAIKGQALADFMLEFPPHQEVESGALVVIPSTEEVGLERQNSAPWWSLYVDGAYNGDGAGAGIELISPEAHKIRHATHLAFHATNNDAEYEALINSLKLALEMKVENLNVFSDSMIVVYQINGGYQAKGPRTELYLKCAQRIIARFNEVRLELIPRG, translated from the exons ATGACCAAAGAAAGCAAGCAAGCGGCGACACCAGGGAGCGGAGGCAAGAAGGACCCTACTTTCGAACACACGCCCCCAGAGAATCAGGCGCCACCTCCACCAATTGCAACCGTGGACGGGCAGGCTGTGATGACGTATCTCGAAGGGCTGGCCGATCAGATGAATCAGATCAACGCCCAAATGTCAAAG AAGAAGCTGATCCACAATTTTGATGACGTGGCAACCGAGACCAAGCAGAAGAAAGAAACATCACGCGAAAAGGAAGATATACCCCGAGGCCATGATGAGCGGGGCAGCCAGATCTCTACGAGATCGGGGCCGAAGCCAGCTTCATCTGAGGCAAGGTCAACTAGCGTGCTAGACCGAGTGGGTAAAAAACTAAGCGAGCATGACCTCAGGCTCAAATTGGAGAAttgtaagaaggagagagaagagaaagagccCGTGGATCAGAGAGGCTCGAAAAGGGAACGGGCAACGACCCCTCCGGAAAGACGTCAACACACCTCACCCAGGAGGGAGGAGCGACGTAGACGCAGAGACAATCGTGAAGAGGAGTCGCAGGAGCGAGCTGGAGGAGGGGGACGCCGCAAACGACCTCAGGGCTCACACCATTCGAGTAATGCGGGTGGTGACAGAGAAGGAGAAGTTGTTAGAGTAAGGGACCTGAGAAGGATCTTAGATGAGATGGAGCGAGAGAAGAGAGGGCCCCCTGCCTCGGCTGCCCCCTCTCCGTTTACGGCTGCTATCCGATCATCCCCCCTACCTCGGGTGTTTAGGCACAACCCCGACCTTCTATTCAACGGCGAAGCCGACCCGGCGGAGTACCTTATTCAATTTAACACTGAGATGGAAGTCTATCAGGTGCCGGAGATGACCCGCTGCAGACTCTTCGCGGCATCACTCAGAGgtagtgcccaacaatggttctccaagttgggACCGGCTAGCATAAGAACGTGGAGGCAATTGGAGGACTTGTTCGTCAGACAATTTCAGTCGACCCTCCATTATTCACCTCCTGTGGCCACGTTAGCCAACATCAAGCAAAGGGAGGGGGAGCCCTTGGCAGAATACTTTCGTCGGTTCAACGCCGAGGTCCCCAAG agcctccaagcgaGTGAGCCGAGGACCTTGGCCGAGTTCTATGAGCAAGCCGAACCCTTCAAGAGGGTAGAGAAATCGATGAGAGAGCTGAAAATCAGCGAAAGCTATCGAGATAAGAGGGACCGATCCTCAAGCCCTGACGAAAGGAGGAAGACGTATCAGCGTAGTTCGAGCCCGAAAAAGTCTGCCCGTGGCAAAGAGACCACTAAAGATTCGGGAAGGCCTTATACAAGCAAATGGCAGACACACACCCCTCTGGTAGCCTCTATCGACCACATATATGCTACATATGTAGGGAAGAGGGTATTCAGGAAGGCAACTCCTCTCACAGACTACAATAAAAGAGACACTTCGAAGAATTGTGCATACCATGAGGCCACCGGACACGATACAGCTGATTGTAGACAACTAAAGGATGAGATCGAGACTTTGATTAGACAAGGGAAGCTTACGGAGTGGGTTGTCAAGGAGGTTCGAAGACACAGGACGGATTATCATACCGTCCCTCCTCCACCCCCAGAAGACAAAGAAAGGGTCCCTCGGGCTGGTAGtattcatattattctaggcgggtctcacATTGGTGGAGACAGCCGGAAGGCGATGGACAGATATGCCCGGGAAGCAAAGGACAAGCCGCTCACCAACGTCAATCATCTAAGCCAAAGGCCCCCGGAGCTCTTTGAAAGGGAGGCCGATGATATCGTGTTTAAGGAGAACGATGCAAAATGGGTGCATTACCCTCATACCGATGCCCTAGTCATAAAAATGAAAATTGGGACGGTGAATGTTCACCGAGCAATGGTGGACACCGGGAGCTCGACTGATGTTTTGACTTATGATGCCTATAAAAAACTAGGATTATTGGATAGGGAATTAACCTCAATAGGTGGGCACCTGTACGGGTTCACGGGAAACTCGATCGGAGTGAAAGGGACAATTCGGCTCCCGGTGACCATAGGAGAGGAGCCTCATGTGGCCACCCAGATCGTTATGTTTACAGTTGTAGACCAACCTTGTGCCTACAATGTTATAGTGGGCAGACCCCTTATAAGGGCGatgaggatggtgacctcgatcCATCATATGACGATAAAATTCCCAACCCCCACGGGGGTAGGCATCTTGAAGAGCTGTCAATACGAATCCAGGGTCTGCTATAACCAGGCACTCAAGGCGGCTGAGTCAAGAAATGCCTCAAGGGAGATAGCTGAAGCAGGTGAGTGCGACGTCCCCATGGAAGAGGCAGAGGGCAGGAAAAGAATACGTCCCGAGGGCCACGAGACTTGTAATTTGATTTCAATTGAGGAGTTGCCCGAGAACTACTTCGAGCACATGGGAATTCATGTGGAACCACGCCCAGGGGCCTTACTATTGGAAGCCTCTCAGCCCATCATGTTGATACAAGAGGGGATTGTAGAGGAagcaagtgatgaagaagagagcccAGAACAAATCGCTGCAAGACTTAGGAGAGGGAAGTGGGCACACAAAGAAACAACAATCACTATGGACCTGCCCGACGGAATCACTCACACTGTAACTGTAACCTCTGAACGCTTGATAAATCCGGCCCGAGCTCACCAGACTGAGCTCAAGGATGCGGAAGGTTTGACAATCACGGGAATGGGAAAATATAGCGAGGCTCTAGCAGATTTAGACCCGAGAATGCCCCCAATGGTCGAGAGGGCTGGGGCCGCAGAGGACACAATCCCGATCTTGGTAGACCCAAATGATCCCTCCAAGGTACTCAGAATAGACTCTAACCTAAGTCCTAACTTGAGAGAGGATCTAGCCCGCTTCCTAAGGGAGaatttggatgtctttgcatggtcacactcTGATATGATAGGAATTGACCCAAATGTCATGTGCCACCGGCTCAACTTGGACCCGAAAAAGAAGGGGGTTAGGCAAAAGAGACGGCCGATTAGTGGAGAGAGGGCAGAGGCCCTCAGAGAAGAAGTGGATAGATTAATGGAGGCAGGACTTGTGAGAGAAGCCTTCTACCCCGTGTGGCTGGCCAACCCCGTGCTTGTCAAGAAGCCCAATGgcaagtggaggacatgtgtagaCTTTACCGACCTGAACAAAGCCTGCCCGAAGGACAGCTTTCCTCTACCCCGAATTGACCAGCTG gagcacacctcctttATTACTGATCGGGGCCTTTACTGTTACATCGGGATGCCCTTCGGGCTCCTTAATGCGGGGGCAACCTATCAGAGGCTGGTGAATAAGATGTTCAAACATCAATTGGGGAAGACTATGGAGGCCTATGTAGATGACATGCTGGTGAAGTCGAAAGAAGCGAGGGATCATGTCCACCACCTGGCAGAAATGTTCCAGATCCTAAGGGAGTACAGAATGAAGCTCAACCCCCAGAAATGTGTGTTTGGGGTTGAATCGGGgaagtttttgggatttattgtcaACCATAGAGGCATTGAGGCCAACCCAGCCAAGATACAAGCCCTACTCGAGATGAGATCCCCTCGACGGGTGAAGGATGTTCAAAGCTTAACGGGACGAGTGGATGCCTTGAATCGCTTCATCTCAAAATCCTCCGATAAATGCCAAGAGTTCTTCAAAGCAATTAAAAGAGAGGGGAGGAATTTTAAGTGGACCGAAGAATGTGAGGAAGCCTTTCAGAACATAAAGAAGCATCTCAGCAGCCCTCCAATGTTGTCCAACCCAAAGGCAGGAGAAACTTTGACCCTATACTTGGCTGTCTCCGACTTTGCAATAAGTGCGGTATTAGTCCGAGAGGAGGATGATGTCCAGCTCCCGGTATATTATGTGAGCAAAAGGCTAGCCGATGCCGAGACTCGATATACAAGCCTCGAAAAGCTAGCATATGCTCTGATCCTGGCCTCCCGAAAACTCAGGCCCTATTTTCAGGCACATAAGATAGAAGTGCGAACCTCCTACCCCCTCAGACAAGTGATGCATAAACCAGAGTCTTCTGGTCGAATGTTGAAGTGGACGGTTGAGCTCGGCCAATtcgaggtggattataagccaaAGACTGCGATCAAAGGCCAAGCCCTGGCCGATTTTATGCTAGAATTTCCCCCACATCAAGAAGTGGAGTCGGGAGCCCTTGTTGTTATACCTAGCACAGAAGAAGTTGGACTGGAGAGACAAAATAGTGCCCCATGGTGGAGCCTATATGTGGATGGTGCCTATAACGGTGATGGAGCAGGAGCTGGAATCGAGCTAATCAGCCCAGAGGCGCATAAGATCAGACATGCGACCCATCTGGCCTTTCAtgcaaccaacaatgatgctgagtatgaggccCTGATCAACAGTCTTAAGCTAGCTTTGGAAATGAAGGTCGAGAATTTGAATGTGTTTAGTGACTCCATGATTGTGGTCTATCAGATAAATGGGGGGTATCAAGCTAAGGGGCCGAGAACAGAGCTTTACCTGAAGTGCGCACAGAGGATAATCGCAAGATTCAATGAGGTGAGGCTGGAACTAATCCCGCGTGGGTAG
- the LOC141660109 gene encoding uncharacterized protein LOC141660109 translates to MWGIDLIGELPKARGGVKYAVVAVDYLTKWAESEPLATITAKKLREFVYRAILEEKKGAWSEELAQVLWSYNTTPRTTTGETPFSLVYGCEAMVPVEVGAGFFRRDNYDSEANEVNHWLYLDMIEETREEAQIRIAAYQQRTARHYNSKVRARTFKVGDLVLRRVMPNTKMVSHGVFGANWEGPYKIKSVLWEGTYHLNDMQDKLIPRAWNVEHLRKYYQ, encoded by the exons atgtggggaattgatctgattGGGGAACTCCCGAAGGCCAGGGGAGGCGTCAAGTATGCAGTGGTTGCGGTAGACTATTTAACTAAGTGGGCAGAATCCGAGCCCCTAGCCACTATCACAGCGAAAAAGCTCAGGGAGTTTGTATACAGGGCTATT cttgaagagaagaaaggagcATGGTCAGAAGAGCTCGCCCAGGTCCTATGGTCTTACAACACTACACCCCGAACCACAACTGGAGAGACCCCTTTCTCTCTGGTGTATGGGTGTGAAGCTATGGTGCCCGTTGAAGTGGGAGCAGGATTTTTTCGAAGGGACAACTATGACTCAGAGGCAAACGAGGTCAATCATTGGCTCTATTTGGATATGATCGAAGAAACTCGAGAAGAGGCTCAGATCAGGATAGCGGCATATCAGCAGAGGACAGCTAGGCATTACAACAGTAAGGTTCGAGCCCGAACTTtcaaggtgggagatttggttcTGCGCCGGGTCATGCCAAATACCAAGATGGTGAGTCACGGAGTCTTTGGAGCGAATTGGGAAGGCCCTTACAAGATAAAATCGGTGCTctgggagggaacctaccacctcaatgatatgcaagACAAGTTGATCCCAAGAGCCTGGAACGTGGAACACCTtcgcaagtattatcagtaa
- the LOC141661424 gene encoding desiccation protectant protein Lea14 homolog, which translates to MAALVDTAEELVIEKTAETGKPEAKLIHVGLKDVSLDYITYNAKVSVTNPYTIPIPISEISYTLKTANRDIASGSTPDLRGSLKGNDTVVLDVELEVPHSVLLSFAKDIAADLDIDYELGINFVLNFHIDYELVINFVLDVPVTGNITISIWNEGVIKIPTFSDLSTCMTVRLLLLLGTSTIIFCTKACLNVLDNVQKYILGNKIASFQSLIMRLSRS; encoded by the exons ATGGCAGCATTGGTAGATACGGCCGAAGAGTTGGTGATTGAGAAGACGGCGGAGACGGGGAAACCGGAAGCGAAGTTGATTCATGTGGGTTTGAAAGATGTGAGCCTGGATTACATCACTTACAATGCTAAGGTTTCTGTTACTAATCCATATACTATTCCTATCCCCATTTCTGAGATCTCTTACACTCTTAAAACTGCCAACAG GGATATAGCTTCAGGATCAACTCCAGACCTGAGAGGTTCGCTTAAGGGGAACGATACAGTTGTACTGGATGTTGAATTGGAGGTGCCGCATAGTGTGCTGCTAAGTTTCGCTAAAGACATTGCTGCAGATTTGGACATCGATTATGAGCTGGGAATCAATTTTGTCTTAAATTTTCACATTGACTACGAGTTGGTAATCAATTTTGTCTTGGATGTCCCAGTTACAGGAAATATTACAATTTCGATTTGGAATGAAGGCGTGATCAAAATTCCTACTTTCTCTGATCTATCAACTTGCATGACTGTCCgcttgttattgttgttgggaACATCAACAATTATTTTTTGCACAAAAGCATGTCTAAATGTGTTAGATAATgttcaaaaatatattttggGAAACAAAATTGCTTCTTTTCAAAGCCTAATTATGAGACTTTCACGATCCTAA